Proteins from one Rhizobium sp. CB3090 genomic window:
- a CDS encoding TadE/TadG family type IV pilus assembly protein, with the protein MIPKRSLSSRRSAKFCIPKFCVQCLVRDRSGASGVEFALVLPLLVVLLFGAIDLGHALTVSRKMDEIASTTGDMISQQGTWTKADVAKLLTGASFILQPYDTTGLTITVSVNDISSTGSATVNWSAALNTTALSSGTTSSIAIPSTIQETGVQVVLTRVQYTLTTPVSAFFASVTGTDGYTFDRHFFNRPRVGNTITYK; encoded by the coding sequence TCTGCATCCCCAAATTCTGCGTTCAATGCCTGGTGCGCGATCGGTCGGGGGCCTCGGGGGTGGAATTCGCTCTTGTATTGCCGCTCTTGGTGGTTCTGCTGTTTGGAGCGATTGATCTCGGCCATGCGCTCACGGTCAGCCGAAAGATGGATGAGATCGCCTCCACTACGGGCGACATGATTTCACAGCAGGGCACCTGGACAAAAGCTGATGTCGCAAAGCTTCTTACCGGCGCCAGCTTCATCCTGCAGCCTTATGACACCACGGGGCTTACGATCACGGTCTCGGTGAACGATATCAGCAGCACCGGCAGCGCAACGGTCAACTGGTCTGCCGCGCTCAATACGACAGCCCTTAGCTCCGGCACGACAAGCTCAATCGCTATACCTTCGACGATACAGGAAACCGGCGTTCAGGTCGTGCTAACGCGGGTGCAATATACATTGACAACCCCTGTCTCGGCATTCTTTGCGTCCGTTACCGGCACGGATGGCTACACCTTCGATCGCCATTTCTTCAATCGTCCAAGGGTCGGCAACACGATCACCTACAAGTAG